A stretch of the Glandiceps talaboti chromosome 23, keGlaTala1.1, whole genome shotgun sequence genome encodes the following:
- the LOC144452957 gene encoding ras-related and estrogen-regulated growth inhibitor-like: MPTMTSFQFGRNRRSVTQGRLRIAILGQSAVGKTALAVRFITKRFIGDYDPTLETTYQFRTFIDGDPAPVDFEILDTAGQEENVCITESQIKWADAFIIVYSVTDKCSFDEVLRMKFLINRVKGSETPVLIIGNKVDLTYDRMIPKTEGEKLARTLSCSFCELSVRESYEDVRDAFIKLYNDVKNCKIQRHSPKLFLRSRSSAHIKVPPVEHNETPRPRERSMSVVGMSQSLSLRRPFIELDKES; encoded by the exons ATGCCAACAATGACGTCGTTTCAATTTGGAAGAAATCGTCGAAGCGTCACTCAAGGTAGACTTCGAATTGCAATCCTTGGGCAGTCAGCCGTCGGAAAAACTG CTCTCGCCGTTCGTTTCATTACTAAGAGGTTTATAGGAGACTATGATCCTACTTTAG AAACAACTTATCAATTCCGTACATTCATTGATGGTGACCCAGCTCCTGTAGATTTTGAAATACTTGACACTGCCGGACAG gaagaaaatgtatgtattactgAATCACAGATAAAGTGGGCGGATGCTTTTATTATTGTGTATTCTGTTACTGATAAATGCAGTTTCGATGAAGTCCTTCGGATGAAATTTCTCATCAATCGCGTGAAGGGAAGTGAAACGCCGGTCCTTATCATCGGTAACAAAGTTGATCTCACCTACGACAGGATGATACCGAAAACAGAGGGCGAGAAGCTTGCACGAACCCTGAGCTGTTCGTTCTGTGAACTTTCGGTGAGAGAAAGCTATGAGGATGTGAGGGACGCTTTTATCAAACTATACAATGACGTCAAAAACTGCAAAATACAACGACATTCACCTAAGCTGTTCTTACGAAGCAGGAGTTCAGCACACATCAAAGTGCCTCCTGTTGAACACAACGAAACACCACGGCCACGGGAGAGGAGTATGAGCGTCGTAGGGATGTCACAATCGCTCAGTTTACGCCGACCCTTCATTGAGCTGGACAAAGAGAGTTGA